From Ictidomys tridecemlineatus isolate mIctTri1 chromosome 2, mIctTri1.hap1, whole genome shotgun sequence, the proteins below share one genomic window:
- the Znf74 gene encoding zinc finger protein 74 isoform X4 has protein sequence MPEMKEESSQQQNFFQKNPSLKPIVEQLKRTSLHSICPSGARAWVAQEDTLCRNEAALWKGVPTNHGDISTEESNWGHNESKEGFPLGCTRFTQQNAPTEEHSPARCTKDIHSAEGIAKDHPRTCTGKKSFRSSECGKNPPAKRPEGARAGLFMCNECGKTFPQSTSLTLHQRWHSREKAYKCNECGKAFTWSTNLIEHQRIHTGEKPFFCSECGKAFSCHSSLNVHHRIHTGERPYKCSTCEKAFSCSSLLNMHLRVHTGEKPYKCGECGKAFNQRTHLTRHHRIHTGEKPYKCNVCGKAFTCHSSLTVHEKIHNGDKPFKCNECEKAFNNRSRLTLHQRIHTGEKPFKCTDCGKGFSCHSYLIVHQRIHSGEKPFKCNECGKAFSSHSYLIVHQRIHTGEKPFDCSKCWKAFSCHSSLIVHQRIHTGEKPYKCHECGKAFSQNHCLIKHQKVHSGEKSFKCNECGEMFNWSSHLLEHQRLHDDEKPFAIQFNRHLLSTYYVPGSLLGAEDTGVGDVDQINALDVAKLLCVVQPPPGRNFPLGSKHGD, from the coding sequence ATGCCAGAGATGAAGGAGGAATCTTCTCAACAGCAGAACTTTTTCCAAAAAAACCCATCCCTGAAGCCCATCGTGGAGCAGTTGAAGAGGACCAGCCTTCACAGCATCTGTCCAAGTGGGGCACGGGCCTGGGTAGCCCAGGAAGATACTCTTTGTAGAAATGAGGCTGCCCTGTGGAAGGGAGTGCCTACCAATCATGGGGACATCTCCACGGAGGAGAGCAACTGGGGGCATAATGAATCCAAGGAGGGTTTTCCCCTTGGGTGCACCCGCTTCACCCAGCAAAATGCCCCTACAGAAGAACACTCTCCTGCCAGGTGCACCAAGGACATTCATTCTGCTGAAGGTATAGCTAAAGACCATCCGAGGACATGCACAGGGAAAAAGTCTTTCAGGTCAAGTGAGTGTGGGAAAAACCCACCAGCAAAGAGACCAGAGGGGGCTCGGGCTGGTCTTTTCATGTGCAACGAGTGTGGGAAAACCTTCCCACAGAGTACATCTCTCACGCTACACCAGCGCTGGCACAGCCGTGAGAAGGCTTACAAATGCAATGAGTGTGGCAAGGCCTTCACGTGGAGCACCAACCTCATCGAGCACCAGCGGATCCACACAGGTGAGAAACCCTTCTTCTGCAgtgagtgtgggaaagccttcagctGCCACTCGTCCCTCAATGTACACCACCGCATCCACACAGGAGAGAGGCCTTATAAGTGCAGCACCTGTGAGAAGGCCTTTAGCTGCAGCTCACTGCTCAACATGCACCTGAGAGTgcacactggggagaagccctacaagtgtggTGAGTGTGGCAAGGCCTTCAACCAGCGGACACACCTGACCCGGCACCACCGCATCCACACTGgcgagaagccctacaaatgtaatgtgtgtggcaaagccttcacttgCCACTCGTCCCTCACTGTGCATGAGAAAATCCACAATGGGGATAAACCGTTCAAATGCAATGAATGTGAGAAGGCCTTTAATAACCGTTCACGCCTCACTCTCCATCAAAGaatccacacaggagagaagccatTCAAGTGCACTGATTGTGGGAAAGGCTTCAGCTGCCATTCATACCTTATTGTGCACCAGAGGATCCACAGTGGGGAGAAGCCCTTCAAATGCAatgagtgtgggaaagccttcagctCCCACTCTTACCTCATTGTACACCAGAGGatacacactggagagaaaccctttGATTGCAGCAAGTGCTGGAAAGCCTTCAGCTGCCACTCATCCCTCATCGTGCACCAGaggatccacactggagagaagccctataaatgtcaTGAGTGTGGCAAAGCATTCAGCCAGAACCATTGTCTTATTAAACATCAGAAGGTTCATTCTGGAGAGAAATCCTttaaatgtaatgaatgtggTGAAATGTTTAACTGGAGCTCACACCTCCTAGAACACCAGAGACTGCATGATGATGAGAAGCCCTTTGCCATTCAATTCAACAGAcatttgctgagcacctactatgtgcccgGCAGTCTTCTGGGTGCAGAGGACACTGGGGTGGGTGATGTGGACCAAATAAATGCACTGGATGTGGCAAAACTGTTATGTGTGGTGCAGCCTCCACCCGGCAGGAATTTTCCCCTAGGGAGCAAACATGGTGATTAA
- the Znf74 gene encoding zinc finger protein 74 isoform X3 has protein sequence MLENYQNLLALAGPPVCKPDVISHLERGEEPWQVHSKVTGRTCSEWEPMPEMKEESSQQQNFFQKNPSLKPIVEQLKRTSLHSICPSGARAWVAQEDTLCRNEAALWKGVPTNHGDISTEESNWGHNESKEGFPLGCTRFTQQNAPTEEHSPARCTKDIHSAEGIAKDHPRTCTGKKSFRSSECGKNPPAKRPEGARAGLFMCNECGKTFPQSTSLTLHQRWHSREKAYKCNECGKAFTWSTNLIEHQRIHTGEKPFFCSECGKAFSCHSSLNVHHRIHTGERPYKCSTCEKAFSCSSLLNMHLRVHTGEKPYKCGECGKAFNQRTHLTRHHRIHTGEKPYKCNVCGKAFTCHSSLTVHEKIHNGDKPFKCNECEKAFNNRSRLTLHQRIHTGEKPFKCTDCGKGFSCHSYLIVHQRIHSGEKPFKCNECGKAFSSHSYLIVHQRIHTGEKPFDCSKCWKAFSCHSSLIVHQRIHTGEKPYKCHECGKAFSQNHCLIKHQKVHSGEKSFKCNECGEMFNWSSHLLEHQRLHDDEKPFAIQFNRHLLSTYYVPGSLLGAEDTGVGDVDQINALDVAKLLCVVQPPPGRNFPLGSKHGD, from the exons atgctggagaactaccaGAACCTTCTTGCCCTTG CAGGGCCTCCGGTTTGCAAGCCAGATGTCATTTCCCATCTGGAACGAGGTGAGGAGCCATGGCAAGTGCACAGCAAAGTCACTGGAAGGACTTGTTCAG AGTGGGAGCCTATGCCAGAGATGAAGGAGGAATCTTCTCAACAGCAGAACTTTTTCCAAAAAAACCCATCCCTGAAGCCCATCGTGGAGCAGTTGAAGAGGACCAGCCTTCACAGCATCTGTCCAAGTGGGGCACGGGCCTGGGTAGCCCAGGAAGATACTCTTTGTAGAAATGAGGCTGCCCTGTGGAAGGGAGTGCCTACCAATCATGGGGACATCTCCACGGAGGAGAGCAACTGGGGGCATAATGAATCCAAGGAGGGTTTTCCCCTTGGGTGCACCCGCTTCACCCAGCAAAATGCCCCTACAGAAGAACACTCTCCTGCCAGGTGCACCAAGGACATTCATTCTGCTGAAGGTATAGCTAAAGACCATCCGAGGACATGCACAGGGAAAAAGTCTTTCAGGTCAAGTGAGTGTGGGAAAAACCCACCAGCAAAGAGACCAGAGGGGGCTCGGGCTGGTCTTTTCATGTGCAACGAGTGTGGGAAAACCTTCCCACAGAGTACATCTCTCACGCTACACCAGCGCTGGCACAGCCGTGAGAAGGCTTACAAATGCAATGAGTGTGGCAAGGCCTTCACGTGGAGCACCAACCTCATCGAGCACCAGCGGATCCACACAGGTGAGAAACCCTTCTTCTGCAgtgagtgtgggaaagccttcagctGCCACTCGTCCCTCAATGTACACCACCGCATCCACACAGGAGAGAGGCCTTATAAGTGCAGCACCTGTGAGAAGGCCTTTAGCTGCAGCTCACTGCTCAACATGCACCTGAGAGTgcacactggggagaagccctacaagtgtggTGAGTGTGGCAAGGCCTTCAACCAGCGGACACACCTGACCCGGCACCACCGCATCCACACTGgcgagaagccctacaaatgtaatgtgtgtggcaaagccttcacttgCCACTCGTCCCTCACTGTGCATGAGAAAATCCACAATGGGGATAAACCGTTCAAATGCAATGAATGTGAGAAGGCCTTTAATAACCGTTCACGCCTCACTCTCCATCAAAGaatccacacaggagagaagccatTCAAGTGCACTGATTGTGGGAAAGGCTTCAGCTGCCATTCATACCTTATTGTGCACCAGAGGATCCACAGTGGGGAGAAGCCCTTCAAATGCAatgagtgtgggaaagccttcagctCCCACTCTTACCTCATTGTACACCAGAGGatacacactggagagaaaccctttGATTGCAGCAAGTGCTGGAAAGCCTTCAGCTGCCACTCATCCCTCATCGTGCACCAGaggatccacactggagagaagccctataaatgtcaTGAGTGTGGCAAAGCATTCAGCCAGAACCATTGTCTTATTAAACATCAGAAGGTTCATTCTGGAGAGAAATCCTttaaatgtaatgaatgtggTGAAATGTTTAACTGGAGCTCACACCTCCTAGAACACCAGAGACTGCATGATGATGAGAAGCCCTTTGCCATTCAATTCAACAGAcatttgctgagcacctactatgtgcccgGCAGTCTTCTGGGTGCAGAGGACACTGGGGTGGGTGATGTGGACCAAATAAATGCACTGGATGTGGCAAAACTGTTATGTGTGGTGCAGCCTCCACCCGGCAGGAATTTTCCCCTAGGGAGCAAACATGGTGATTAA
- the Znf74 gene encoding zinc finger protein 74 isoform X1 yields the protein MLRRVAMETLALKPQETALSTQDPALSPKENPEDKSDWSLLAARSEESVTFKDVAVDFTQEEWGQLDSPQRALYRDVMLENYQNLLALAGPPVCKPDVISHLERGEEPWQVHSKVTGRTCSEWEPMPEMKEESSQQQNFFQKNPSLKPIVEQLKRTSLHSICPSGARAWVAQEDTLCRNEAALWKGVPTNHGDISTEESNWGHNESKEGFPLGCTRFTQQNAPTEEHSPARCTKDIHSAEGIAKDHPRTCTGKKSFRSSECGKNPPAKRPEGARAGLFMCNECGKTFPQSTSLTLHQRWHSREKAYKCNECGKAFTWSTNLIEHQRIHTGEKPFFCSECGKAFSCHSSLNVHHRIHTGERPYKCSTCEKAFSCSSLLNMHLRVHTGEKPYKCGECGKAFNQRTHLTRHHRIHTGEKPYKCNVCGKAFTCHSSLTVHEKIHNGDKPFKCNECEKAFNNRSRLTLHQRIHTGEKPFKCTDCGKGFSCHSYLIVHQRIHSGEKPFKCNECGKAFSSHSYLIVHQRIHTGEKPFDCSKCWKAFSCHSSLIVHQRIHTGEKPYKCHECGKAFSQNHCLIKHQKVHSGEKSFKCNECGEMFNWSSHLLEHQRLHDDEKPFAIQFNRHLLSTYYVPGSLLGAEDTGVGDVDQINALDVAKLLCVVQPPPGRNFPLGSKHGD from the exons GAATCAGTGACTTTCAAGGATGTGGCTGTGGACTTTACTCAGGAGGAATGGGGTCAGTTGGACTCCCCTCAGAGGGCCCTATACAGggatgtgatgctggagaactaccaGAACCTTCTTGCCCTTG CAGGGCCTCCGGTTTGCAAGCCAGATGTCATTTCCCATCTGGAACGAGGTGAGGAGCCATGGCAAGTGCACAGCAAAGTCACTGGAAGGACTTGTTCAG AGTGGGAGCCTATGCCAGAGATGAAGGAGGAATCTTCTCAACAGCAGAACTTTTTCCAAAAAAACCCATCCCTGAAGCCCATCGTGGAGCAGTTGAAGAGGACCAGCCTTCACAGCATCTGTCCAAGTGGGGCACGGGCCTGGGTAGCCCAGGAAGATACTCTTTGTAGAAATGAGGCTGCCCTGTGGAAGGGAGTGCCTACCAATCATGGGGACATCTCCACGGAGGAGAGCAACTGGGGGCATAATGAATCCAAGGAGGGTTTTCCCCTTGGGTGCACCCGCTTCACCCAGCAAAATGCCCCTACAGAAGAACACTCTCCTGCCAGGTGCACCAAGGACATTCATTCTGCTGAAGGTATAGCTAAAGACCATCCGAGGACATGCACAGGGAAAAAGTCTTTCAGGTCAAGTGAGTGTGGGAAAAACCCACCAGCAAAGAGACCAGAGGGGGCTCGGGCTGGTCTTTTCATGTGCAACGAGTGTGGGAAAACCTTCCCACAGAGTACATCTCTCACGCTACACCAGCGCTGGCACAGCCGTGAGAAGGCTTACAAATGCAATGAGTGTGGCAAGGCCTTCACGTGGAGCACCAACCTCATCGAGCACCAGCGGATCCACACAGGTGAGAAACCCTTCTTCTGCAgtgagtgtgggaaagccttcagctGCCACTCGTCCCTCAATGTACACCACCGCATCCACACAGGAGAGAGGCCTTATAAGTGCAGCACCTGTGAGAAGGCCTTTAGCTGCAGCTCACTGCTCAACATGCACCTGAGAGTgcacactggggagaagccctacaagtgtggTGAGTGTGGCAAGGCCTTCAACCAGCGGACACACCTGACCCGGCACCACCGCATCCACACTGgcgagaagccctacaaatgtaatgtgtgtggcaaagccttcacttgCCACTCGTCCCTCACTGTGCATGAGAAAATCCACAATGGGGATAAACCGTTCAAATGCAATGAATGTGAGAAGGCCTTTAATAACCGTTCACGCCTCACTCTCCATCAAAGaatccacacaggagagaagccatTCAAGTGCACTGATTGTGGGAAAGGCTTCAGCTGCCATTCATACCTTATTGTGCACCAGAGGATCCACAGTGGGGAGAAGCCCTTCAAATGCAatgagtgtgggaaagccttcagctCCCACTCTTACCTCATTGTACACCAGAGGatacacactggagagaaaccctttGATTGCAGCAAGTGCTGGAAAGCCTTCAGCTGCCACTCATCCCTCATCGTGCACCAGaggatccacactggagagaagccctataaatgtcaTGAGTGTGGCAAAGCATTCAGCCAGAACCATTGTCTTATTAAACATCAGAAGGTTCATTCTGGAGAGAAATCCTttaaatgtaatgaatgtggTGAAATGTTTAACTGGAGCTCACACCTCCTAGAACACCAGAGACTGCATGATGATGAGAAGCCCTTTGCCATTCAATTCAACAGAcatttgctgagcacctactatgtgcccgGCAGTCTTCTGGGTGCAGAGGACACTGGGGTGGGTGATGTGGACCAAATAAATGCACTGGATGTGGCAAAACTGTTATGTGTGGTGCAGCCTCCACCCGGCAGGAATTTTCCCCTAGGGAGCAAACATGGTGATTAA
- the Znf74 gene encoding zinc finger protein 74 isoform X2, with the protein MLRRVAMETLALKPQETALSTQDPALSPKENPEDKSDWSLLAARSEESVTFKDVAVDFTQEEWGQLDSPQRALYRDVMLENYQNLLALGPPVCKPDVISHLERGEEPWQVHSKVTGRTCSEWEPMPEMKEESSQQQNFFQKNPSLKPIVEQLKRTSLHSICPSGARAWVAQEDTLCRNEAALWKGVPTNHGDISTEESNWGHNESKEGFPLGCTRFTQQNAPTEEHSPARCTKDIHSAEGIAKDHPRTCTGKKSFRSSECGKNPPAKRPEGARAGLFMCNECGKTFPQSTSLTLHQRWHSREKAYKCNECGKAFTWSTNLIEHQRIHTGEKPFFCSECGKAFSCHSSLNVHHRIHTGERPYKCSTCEKAFSCSSLLNMHLRVHTGEKPYKCGECGKAFNQRTHLTRHHRIHTGEKPYKCNVCGKAFTCHSSLTVHEKIHNGDKPFKCNECEKAFNNRSRLTLHQRIHTGEKPFKCTDCGKGFSCHSYLIVHQRIHSGEKPFKCNECGKAFSSHSYLIVHQRIHTGEKPFDCSKCWKAFSCHSSLIVHQRIHTGEKPYKCHECGKAFSQNHCLIKHQKVHSGEKSFKCNECGEMFNWSSHLLEHQRLHDDEKPFAIQFNRHLLSTYYVPGSLLGAEDTGVGDVDQINALDVAKLLCVVQPPPGRNFPLGSKHGD; encoded by the exons GAATCAGTGACTTTCAAGGATGTGGCTGTGGACTTTACTCAGGAGGAATGGGGTCAGTTGGACTCCCCTCAGAGGGCCCTATACAGggatgtgatgctggagaactaccaGAACCTTCTTGCCCTTG GGCCTCCGGTTTGCAAGCCAGATGTCATTTCCCATCTGGAACGAGGTGAGGAGCCATGGCAAGTGCACAGCAAAGTCACTGGAAGGACTTGTTCAG AGTGGGAGCCTATGCCAGAGATGAAGGAGGAATCTTCTCAACAGCAGAACTTTTTCCAAAAAAACCCATCCCTGAAGCCCATCGTGGAGCAGTTGAAGAGGACCAGCCTTCACAGCATCTGTCCAAGTGGGGCACGGGCCTGGGTAGCCCAGGAAGATACTCTTTGTAGAAATGAGGCTGCCCTGTGGAAGGGAGTGCCTACCAATCATGGGGACATCTCCACGGAGGAGAGCAACTGGGGGCATAATGAATCCAAGGAGGGTTTTCCCCTTGGGTGCACCCGCTTCACCCAGCAAAATGCCCCTACAGAAGAACACTCTCCTGCCAGGTGCACCAAGGACATTCATTCTGCTGAAGGTATAGCTAAAGACCATCCGAGGACATGCACAGGGAAAAAGTCTTTCAGGTCAAGTGAGTGTGGGAAAAACCCACCAGCAAAGAGACCAGAGGGGGCTCGGGCTGGTCTTTTCATGTGCAACGAGTGTGGGAAAACCTTCCCACAGAGTACATCTCTCACGCTACACCAGCGCTGGCACAGCCGTGAGAAGGCTTACAAATGCAATGAGTGTGGCAAGGCCTTCACGTGGAGCACCAACCTCATCGAGCACCAGCGGATCCACACAGGTGAGAAACCCTTCTTCTGCAgtgagtgtgggaaagccttcagctGCCACTCGTCCCTCAATGTACACCACCGCATCCACACAGGAGAGAGGCCTTATAAGTGCAGCACCTGTGAGAAGGCCTTTAGCTGCAGCTCACTGCTCAACATGCACCTGAGAGTgcacactggggagaagccctacaagtgtggTGAGTGTGGCAAGGCCTTCAACCAGCGGACACACCTGACCCGGCACCACCGCATCCACACTGgcgagaagccctacaaatgtaatgtgtgtggcaaagccttcacttgCCACTCGTCCCTCACTGTGCATGAGAAAATCCACAATGGGGATAAACCGTTCAAATGCAATGAATGTGAGAAGGCCTTTAATAACCGTTCACGCCTCACTCTCCATCAAAGaatccacacaggagagaagccatTCAAGTGCACTGATTGTGGGAAAGGCTTCAGCTGCCATTCATACCTTATTGTGCACCAGAGGATCCACAGTGGGGAGAAGCCCTTCAAATGCAatgagtgtgggaaagccttcagctCCCACTCTTACCTCATTGTACACCAGAGGatacacactggagagaaaccctttGATTGCAGCAAGTGCTGGAAAGCCTTCAGCTGCCACTCATCCCTCATCGTGCACCAGaggatccacactggagagaagccctataaatgtcaTGAGTGTGGCAAAGCATTCAGCCAGAACCATTGTCTTATTAAACATCAGAAGGTTCATTCTGGAGAGAAATCCTttaaatgtaatgaatgtggTGAAATGTTTAACTGGAGCTCACACCTCCTAGAACACCAGAGACTGCATGATGATGAGAAGCCCTTTGCCATTCAATTCAACAGAcatttgctgagcacctactatgtgcccgGCAGTCTTCTGGGTGCAGAGGACACTGGGGTGGGTGATGTGGACCAAATAAATGCACTGGATGTGGCAAAACTGTTATGTGTGGTGCAGCCTCCACCCGGCAGGAATTTTCCCCTAGGGAGCAAACATGGTGATTAA